The Fusarium oxysporum Fo47 chromosome II, complete sequence genome includes a region encoding these proteins:
- a CDS encoding Metallo-dependent phosphatase-like protein: protein MTRRIVRTAAQLAGAAIFTFLVIAFLDRNYRVLPNSIHSYMPSHHPGLVVTDVTIVTCSSVNPFSSCDLGKEWHRIDKELYLGKTWTTSAYMYIMRKHEGDLTADDRVVVDVAVGRLQPQPKGETDDSWESRPSGIWIKRSAKKKASDSKQAVTDLDVLFGDDAVEARDGYAVTGTPLLLNTGGSLLSVQLSVRRGPPREVKKPTPRIRNDGRYKIMQIGDLHLSTGVGVCREAVPDSYNGGKCEADPRTLEFVSRVLDDEKPDLVVLSGDQVNGDTAPDAPTAMFKIISLLIERKIPYAAIFGNHDDEQTMSREAQMAIMETLPYSLSIAGPADIEGVGNYYIEVLARGKTDHSALTIYLLDTHAYTPDERNFPGYDWVKPNQIEWFKKTAAGLKKNHNEYTGRHMDIAFIHIPLTEYANPELPRVGDWKEGVTAPIYNSGFRDALVEQGVLMVSAGHDHCNDYCSLSLMGEGETKVPAMWMCYAGGSGFGGYAGYGGYHRRVRLFEVDTNEARIKTWKRLEYGDIAARVHEQIIVDGGKPQPITPVS from the exons ATGACTCGAAGAATT GTTCGAACAGCTGCTCAGCTCGCTGGCGCTGCCATTTTCACCTTTCTAGTTATCGCCTTCCTCGACCGCAATTATCGTGTCCTCCCCAATTCGATCCATAGTTATATGCCCTCCCACCACCCCGGACTGGTCGTCACCGATGTCACAATAGTCACTTGCTCGAGCGTTAACCCCTTCTCCTCATGCGACCTCGGCAAAGAATGGCACCGAATCGATAAGGAGCTGTATCTCGGCAAGACATGGACTACGAGCGCATACATGTACATCATGCGAAAGCATGAGGGGGATCTTACTGCGGACGATCGTGTTGTTGTGGATGTTGCGGTCGGCAGGCTCCAACCTCAACCCAAGGGAGAAACGGACGACTCATGGGAATCTCGTCCATCGGGTATCTGGATCAAGCGCTCAGCTAAGAAGAAAGCCAGCGATTCAAAGCAGGCAGTGACGGATCTCGATGTTCTTTTCggagatgatgctgttgaagcAAGAGACGGATATGCTGTGACGGGAACGCCTTTGCTCCTCAACACGGGTGGTAGCCTTCTCTCTGTCCAGCTAAGCGTGCGCCGAGGTCCTCCACGagaggtcaagaagccaacGCCCAGGATCCGCAATGATGGTCGATACAAGATTATGCAGATCGGTGATCTGCATCTCAGTACAGGAGTTGGTGTTTGTCGCGAGGCAGTTCCCGATTCTTACAACGGCGGTAAATGCGAGGCCGATCCTAGGACACTGGAGTTTGTTAGCCGAGTCCTTGACGACGAGAAGCCCGATCTGGTAGTCTTGAGTGGCGACCAAGTCAACGGTGACACAGCACCAGATGCACCTACT GCCAtgttcaagatcatctcGCTCCTGATTGAGCGAAAGATTCCTTATGCTGCCATTTTCGGTAACCACGACGACGAACAAACCATGTCTCGTGAGGCTCAGATGGCCATTATGGAGACTCTTCCTTATTCTCTTTCCATTGCTGGGCCAGCTGATATCGAGGGTGTTGGGAATTACTATATCGAAGTCCTGGCCCGTGGAAAGACAGATCATTCTGCTCTGACCATCTATCTTCTCGATACGCACGCCTACACGCCCGATGAGCGCAACTTTCCTGGTTACGACTGGGTTAAACCTAACCAAATAGAATGGTTCAAGAAGACTGCCGCTGGTCTCAAGAAGAATCACAACGAGTACACTGGCCGGCATATGGACATCGCTTTCATTCATATTCCCTTGACAGAGTATGCTAACCCGGAACTACCCCGTGTCGGTGACTGGAAAGAAGGAGTCACTGCCCCAATATATAACTCTGGTTTCCGTGATGCCCTTGTAGAGCAGGGTGTCCTTATGGTCAGCGCAGGACA TGATCACTGCAATGACTACTGCTCCCTATCTTTGATGGGTGAAGGCGAGACCAAGGTCCCAGCCATGTGGATGTGCTACGCTGGTGGCTCTGGCTTCGGCGGTTACGCCGGCTACGGTGGTTACCATCGCCGAGTACGCTTGTTTGAAGTCGATACAAACGAGGCTCGTATCAAGACTTGGAAACGTCTCGAATACGGAGACATAGCTGCCCGTGTACACGAACAGATTATCGTCGATGGCGGTAAACCTCAACCTATCACTCCCGTTTCATGA
- a CDS encoding S-adenosyl-L-methionine-dependent methyltransferase, producing MRLSHPSVLAGLSSTPLKRFYSPSRTIQKNDVLFLRQQGIKAPKWHLTSPLRADTKIRLGYGASINSSELIGRQVLDVLNDSSGRPVTLHEPTLASYIINSPRQATPIYPHHANTIVSLLDLNLSRPGEEEHDADPNHPTQPFEIFEAGTGMGSLTLHLARALHAANPAVPPSLRNTLCTARYRTDGFGLDLAEEDQAALDSYRSSRRAVLHTLDRNVKHSRAAHKLIRHFRRSLYFPTIDFHVGSIDEYISSRLAETDNQPFLSHAILDLPSAHDHATQVIQALHPNGLLVIFTPSISQIADFQTWVARTGQPMRPERVIELEVSTTADGVLDTGGGKEWDVKTVIPRENPEGAAVQVMRPKVGERVTGGGFVAVLRRWPVGQIRSQVESSTQESSSEVECEFEDKGASEAEGNPEVKETTQAEGTAENEPTKTE from the exons ATGCGACTATCCCACCCTTCAGTCCTTGCGGGCCTCTCTTCTACCCCCTTGAAACGCTTCTACTCTCCATCGCGCACCATCCAAA AAAATGATGTTCTCTTCCTGCGCCAACAGGGCATTAAAGCTCCCAAATGGCATCTTACGTCTCCTCTTCGCGCCGATACGAAAATAAGACTTGGTTATGGTGCCTCTATTAATTCGTCCGAGCTCATTGGTCGCCAGGTGCTTGATGTTCTGAATGATAGCTCGGGACGTCCTGTTACTCTTCACGAGCCGACCTTGGCTTCATACATCATTAACAGCCCGCGACAGGCCACACCG ATATATCCCCATCATGCGAATACCATCGTGTCGCTCCTCGATTTAAACCTTTCCCGGCCTGGTGAAGAAGAACACGACGCGGATCCCAATCATCCAACCCAGCCGTTTGAGATATTTGAGGCTGGTACTGGAATGGGGAGTTTGACGCTACACCTCGCTCGTGCTCTTCATGCAGCAAATCCAGCTGTACCTCCTAGCCTGCGAAACACCCTCTGCACGGCACGCTACAGGACCGACGGTTTTGGTCTCGATCTTGCCGAAGAGGACCAGGCTGCCCTCGACTCTTACCGGTCCAGTCGTCGCGCCGTGTTACATACCCTTGACCGTAACGTTAAACACTCTCGCGCAGCACATAAACTGATTCGCCACTTCCGCCGCTCTTTGTACTTCCCTACTATAGACTTCCATGTCGGCTCCATAGACGAGTATATCTCATCCCGCCTGGCTGAGACGGATAACCAGCCTTTCCTGTCACATGCAATCCTTGACCTTCCTTCCGCTCACGACCATGCTACTCAAGTTATTCAGGCCCTCCACCCCAACGGCCTTCTTGTCATCTTCACACCCTCTATTAGCCAAATCGCCGACTTCCAAACTTGGGTTGCTCGCACAGGCCAGCCCATGCGCCCTGAGAGGGTTATTGAGCTTGAGGTTTCGACCACGGCTGACGGCGTTCTTGATACTGGTGGCGGCAAGGAGTGGGATGTCAAAACCGTTATTCCTAGAGAAAACCCTGAAGGCGCTGCAGTGCAGGTGATGCGACCCAAGGTGGGTGAGCGAGTCACCGGTGGTGGGTTTGTAGCTGTTCTCAGGCGGTGGCCTGTTGGCCAGATACGCTCGCAAGTTGAGTCCTCTACACAGGAGAGTTCTTCTGAAGTTGAGTGTGAATTTGAGGATAAGGGAGCTTCTGAAGCTGAGGGCAACCCAGAAGTTAAAGAAACTACTCAAGCTGAAGGCACGGCGGAGAATGAGCCAACGAAAACTGAATGA